A window of the Zeugodacus cucurbitae isolate PBARC_wt_2022May chromosome 2, idZeuCucr1.2, whole genome shotgun sequence genome harbors these coding sequences:
- the LOC105218750 gene encoding neurexin-1 isoform X3, translating to MSIGEPCELLPGSTVKRSNNSNCSAFAMTAVSYLANGTTTQSHGSSSCSTDSGGCISGRLKNRHSNDYSNCCNNNNNNNNGSQQLLTIQQHQLPLRQTLRQQKNNGHINANYKFSNSNKATAATATTTCTSTADAQLVGCCRRPSAALVVSPSAPYSSCGRLKQRRKSKTLLPAIVPASAYALTGLVLLCSALLSPCHAFQLDGSQNSFAQFRKWYTGLNGSLELEFKTEQPNGLVLYTDDGGTYDFFELKLVEGALRLRYNLGGGAHIITVGRELHDGHWHKVQVLRNDEQTSLIVDGVSQSSTTKGKEFQFGKFATNSDVYVGGMPNWYSTKLALLALPSVIFEPRFRGAIRNLVYADQPGGATRRQEMKQPRDIKCGDGPCDNGEMPKEKVPRGVRGGNTTDACERSDPCQHGGICISTDSGPICECRNLEYDGQYCEKEKAPSEATFRGQQFLSYDLGQTSAEPIVSAQDAITLYFRTRQPNGLLFYTGHGTDYLNLALRDGGVSLTMGLANGKQEMHIKPSKVRFDDHQWHKVTVHRRIQEISSITSFCRLVTVVDDVYTDHSHIAGKFTMLSSSRVYVGGAVNPRALLGARVHNNFVGCLRKVEFSADTLLLNLIDLAKSGSKLIQVAGNVEYQCPLGDPQDPVTFTTRESHLVLPPWETGKQSSISFKFRTKEPNGLIILATGSKQPRSKNAVLFAIELLNGHIYIHLDLGSGAAKVRASRRRVDDGDWHDLILRRNGRDAKVSVDGVWNEFRTPGDGTILELDGHMYVGGTGPAYNNIAWPPAIWTATLRQGFVGCLRDLVLSGKAIDIAAFARLQDSASVKPSCHVQANVCTGNPCLNGGTCIEGWNRPICDCTATLYAGPTCGRELATLAFNGSQHMTVWLGNGQGTKTQTEELIIRFKTSRPTGLILLTSAESNSPDRLEIALVAGRVRASVRLSDREKNLLAGQSVLNDNNWHTIRFSRRASNLRLQVDGVPPVRGMLSETILGRHSTIEIRSIHLGGMFHAEEEIQMTSTMPNFIGQLQGFIFNGQRYIDIVKNLGPELSALPSATFKLTARFVNSPPGNPYHAATFRSKHSYVGLPMLKAYSSVSVDFRFKTVEPNGLLLYNGGRRNDFIALELVNGHIHYTFDIGDGPITMRDKSRIHMNDNRWHQVSIRRPGPKTHTLTVDDSFEIVTLTGNSMHLELSGILYIGGVFKDMYAKLPASISSRSGFEGCLASLDLGDTSPTLTSDAVVPSSLVVSGCEGPTKCSQNACANRGVCVQQWNAYVCECDMTSYTGPTCYDESIAYEFGNNKGIIQYAFPENMQADTEEDNIALGFITTKSDAVILRVESATTQDYMELEIVEGNIFMVYNIGTRDLPLGEIGTKVNDNTYHVVRFSRKGGNATLQLDDYNVQTLTPQGHQSTVFNTMSSIQVGGKFSRGGRTRIERPFAGVIAGMSVNKLRILDLAVERDPHITIRGDVQLTPASGYPGAIDDLIFSGAGSGCRGDDEDECTPPFESGSGDDLITPVYVPPTKQTTTAQVANTDKTNGTERACDDEDCLHGSGDYGETTEQFTSTSTAKGSEPNHEIISSTTDGVNRRIDTSSTTTEQQRSTTTVSSSVMTRTESQTYAPRETTVPYSATTSIVTQQRQTSTPTSIYTTSTQRASTSTLTTTTSQATPPPEIHSTATEHQTTPYDIVQVFSGGEGGERHHGDEDEKSNMIFNGEHTSLPEERPPPHIPSPHETPPYYQMPPQQPPTYGNNYRSKGKGGRVNSIEEERTAMIIGIVAGILIAVILVILLVLWLKSTGDRNYKTEGEKAAAYGHNPNAALLGNSSTNGSYHQQRHHGTHHQNLSNGHNASGGGGGGGTGGSGSGSMLGAAGVSSGGVVGYGCISSGMASTGADGRPQMAGLVQPKPKKRDSKDVKEWYV from the exons atgtCTATCGGCGAACCTTGTGAGCTGCTGCCAGGCAGCACAGTGAAAcggagcaacaacagcaattgcagcGCATTTGCAATGACTGCCGTTAGTTACCTCGCTAACGGTACCACAACCCAAAGTCATGGCAGCAGTAGTTGTAGCACTGACAGCGGCGGCTGCATTAGTGGTCGTCTCAAAAATCGGCATAGCAACGACTACAGtaactgttgcaacaacaataacaacaacaacaatggcagccAACAACTgctaacaatacaacaacatcaactgCCACTTCGGCAAACATTGCGCCAACAAAAGAACAATGGCCATATCAATGCAAACTACAAATTCAGTAATAGCAacaaagcaacagcagcaacagcaacaacaacgtgcaCATCAACTGCAGACGCACAGCTTGTCGGCTGCTGTCGTCGCCCCAGTGCTGCACTCGTTGTGTCGCCATCTGCGCCATATTCGAGTTGTGGACGACTGAAACAGCGCCGAAAGTCGAAAACGCTGCTGCCCGCCATTGTGCCCGCCTCGGCGTATGCCCTCACCGGTTTGGTGCTGTTATGCTCAGCGCTACTGTCGCCATGCCATGCTTTCCAGCTGGATGGCTCGCAGAATTCATTCGCCCAATTTCGCAAATGGTATACGGGACTCAACGGTTCGCTGGAGCTGGAGTTTAAGACTGAGCAGCCCAACGGCTTGGTGCTCTACACCGATGATGGCGGCACTTATGACTTCTTCGAGCTCAAACTGGTGGAGGGTGCATTGCGTTTGCGTTACAATTTGGGCGGCGGAGCGCATATCATAACTGTAGGCAGAGAATTACATGATGGCCATTGGCATAAAGTGCAG GTGTTGCGCAATGATGAACAAACATCGCTAATTGTGGATGGCGTGTCGCAGAGCAGTACAACCAAGGGCAAGGAATTTCAGTTTGGAAAATTTGCCACCAACTCTGATGTCTATGTAGGCGGCATGCCAAATTG GTACAGCACAAAGTTGGCATTATTAGCCTTGCCAAGCGTGATCTTCGAGCCGAGATTCCGGGGTGCCATACGCAATTTGGTATACGCCGATCAGCCAGGTGGGGCGACACGCCGTCAGGAGATGAAGCAGCCACGTGACATAAAG TGTGGTGACGGTCCTTGCGATAACGGTGAAATGCCAAAGGAGAAGGTGCCCAGG GGTGTACGCGGCGGTAATACCACAGATGCTTGTGAACGAAGTGATCCTTGTCAACATGGCGGTATTTGCATCTCAACTGATTCGGGTCCAATATGTGAGTGCCGGAATCTCGAATATGATGGACAATATTGTGAAAAAG AGAAAGCGCCATCAGAAGCCACATTTCGCGGTCAACAGTTCCTGTCGTATGATCTTGGTCAAACTAGTGCCGAGCCGATTGTAAGCGCTCAGGATGCCATTACGCTATACTTCCGCACACGTCAACCCAATGGTTTATTATTCTATACAG GGCACGGTACGGATTATCTGAATTTGGCGCTACGTGATGGCGGTGTTTCACTTACAATGGGTTTGGCTAATGGTAAACAGGAAATGCATATCAAACCATCCAAAGTACGCTTTGATGATCATCAGTGGCACAAAGTAACGGTACATCGTCGTATTCAGGAAATATCCTCAATAACAAGCTTCTGCAGA CTTGTGACCGTTGTCGATGACGTTTACACCGATCACTCGCATATCGCCGGTAAATTCACGATGCTCTCTTCGTCACGTGTTTATGTGGGCGGTGCGGTCAATCCACGCGCTCTACTTGGTGCTCGAGTGCATAACAACTTTGTCGGTTGTCTTCGTAAG GTTGAGTTTTCTGCCGATACACTGTTATTAAACCTAATCGACTTGGCTAAAAGTGGGTCGAAACTGATTCAAGTCGCCGGTAATGTAGAATATCAGTGTCCTCTTGGAGATCCACAGGACCCAGTTACATTTACTACCAGGGAGTCGCATTTG GTCCTGCCACCGTGGGAGACTGGCAAACAAAGCTCCATATCATTTAAATTCCGCACCAAGGAACCCAATGGACTGATTATTTTGGCCACTGGCTCCAAACAACCGCGCTCAAAGAAT gCCGTGCTCTTTGCCATTGAGTTATTGAATggacacatttacatacacttGGACTTGGGTTCGGGTGCGGCGAAGGTGCGTGCCTCACGACGTCGCGTTGACGATGGCGATTGGCATGACTTGATATTGCGGCGCAACGGACGTGATGCAAAGGTAAGCGTCGATGGGGTTTGGAATGAGTTTCGCACGCCGGGCGATGGCACCATACTCGAACTGGACGGGCATATGTATGTCGGTGGTACGGGACCGGCGTACAACAATATCGCATGGCCACCGGCTATCTGGACGGCTACGTTGCGGCAAGGTTTTGTCGGTTGCTTGCGTGACTTGGTATTAAGCGGCAAGGCGATCGATATTGCAGCATTCGCACGCTTGCAGGACTCCG CATCGGTGAAGCCATCATGCCACGTACAGGCCAATGTTTGTACCGGCAATCCCTGCTTGAACGGTGGCACCTGCATAGAAGGCTGGAATCGACCCATTTGCGACTGCACAGCAACACTATACGCGGGACCAACATGCGGCCGAGAGTTAGCCACATTGGCGTTCAACGGCAGCCAACATATGACCGTATGGCTGGGCAATGGACAAGGCACCAAAACACAAACTGAAGAGCTTATAATACGGTTCAAGACATCGCGTCCCACCGGCTTAATACTGCTAACAAGTGCCGAGTCGAATTCGCCAGATCGTTTGGAGATCGCATTGGTGGCGGGACGTGTACGTGCCAGTGTGCGTTTGAGTGATCGCGAAAAG AATTTACTTGCCGGTCAATCAGTGTTGAATGACAACAACTGGCACACAATACGCTTCTCGCGACGTGCCTCCAATCTACGGCTACAAGTTGACGGGGTTCCCCCTGTCAGGGGTATGTTAT CGGAGACAATACTCGGTCGCCATAGCACCATCGAGATACGTTCCATTCACTTGGGTGGAATGTTTCATGCCGAGGAGGAGATACAAATGACATCGACAATGCCGAATTTCATTGGCCAATTGCAGGGTTTCATTTTCAATGGACAAAG ATACATTGACATCGTTAAGAATTTGGGTCCCGAGTTATCGGCACTGCCAAGCGCTACCTTCAAGTTGACAGCGCGTTTTGTAAACTCACCGCCCGGTAATCCCTATCATGCGGCCACATTCCGTTCGAAGCACTCTTATGTAGGTCTGCCAATGCTGAAGGCCTACTCAAGCGTCTCGGTGGATTTCCGCTTCAAAACCGTCGAACCCAACGGGCTGTTACTCTACAACGGTGGGCGCCGTAACGATTTCATTGCTTTGGAGTTGGTTAACGGTCACATACACTATACCTTTGATATTGGTGATGGACCGATAACGATGCGTGACAAATCACGCATACACATGAATGACAATCGCTGGCATCAAGTGAGCATACGACGACCGGGACCCAAGACGCATACACTCACCGTCGATGATTCGTTCGAGATTGTCACATTGACTGGCAATAGCATGCATTTGGAGCTTTCGGGCATACTCTACATCGGCGGCGTGTTCAAGGATATGTACGCGAAATTGCCGGCGTCCATTTCATCACGTTCTGGTTTTGAGGGTTGTCTTGCTTCTTTGGATTTGGGCGATACATCGCCGACACTGACCAGCGATGCGGTTGTGCCCAGTTCGTTGGTGGTGTCCGGTTGTGAGGGCCCGACCAAGTGCAGCCAGAATGCGTGCGCCAATCGTGGCGTTTGTGTGCAACAATGGAATGCGTACGTGTGTGAGTGTGACATGACTTCGTATACCGGACCGACGTGTTACGATG AATCCATCGCCTATGAGTTTGGCAACAACAAGGGCATAATTCAGTATGCATTCCCTGAAAATATGCAGGCAGACACCGAAGAGGACAATATCGCTTTGGGTTTCATCACAACTAAATCCGATGCGGTGATCTTGCGTGTGGAGAGTGCGACCACACAGGATTATATGGAACTGGAAATAGTTGAAGGCAATATATTTATGGTGTATAATATTGGCACGCGTGATTTGCCTTTAGGTGAAATTGGCACAAAAGTGAACGATAACACGTACCATGTGGTCCGCTTTAGCCGTAAGGGTGGCAACGCTACACTACAACTTGATGACTACAATGTACAAACACTGACGCCACAAG GGCATCAATCGACCGTGTTTAATACCATGTCCAGCATACAAGTGGGCGGAAAATTTAGCCGTGGTGGTCGAACACGTATCGAACGTCCATTTGCGGGTGTTATTGCCGGTATGTCGGTGAATAAGTTGCGCATACTGGATTTGGCTGTTGAACGTGACCCACATATAACCATACGAGGAGATGTTCAATTG ACGCCAGCAAGTGGTTATCCTGGTGCCATTGATGATCTGATCTTCTCGGGTGCTGGTTCCGGTTGTCGTGGCGATGACGAAGATGAGTGTACACCACCATTTGAATCGGGTAGCGGTGATGATTTGATCACGCCTGTCTATGTGCCACccacaaaacaaacaacaacagcacaagtGGCTAATACGGATAAAACTAACGGTACTGAGCGTGCCTGTGATGATGAGGACTGTCTGCATGGATCTGGTGATTATGGCGAGACTACGGAGCAGTTCACTTCTACCAGCACGGCCAAGGGATCAG AACCCAATCATGAAATCATATCGTCGACCACAGATGGAGTAAACCGCCGCATAGATACATCTAGCACCACCACAGAACAACAGCGTTCCACCACGACCGTATCGAGCAGTGTGATGACACGCACCGAGAGTCAGACGTATGCGCCACGTGAAACCACGGTGCCATATAGCGCTACGACGAGCATAGTCACGCAGCAGCGGCAAACATCAACACCCACCTCCATCTACACCACATCGACGCAACGAGCATCTACTTCTAcactgacaacaacaactagccaAGCAACGCCACCACCCGAAATCCATTCCACAGCAACAGAACATCAAACTACACCGTATGACATTGTACAGGTGTTCAGCGGCGGTGAGGGCGGCGAGAGACATCACGGCGATGAAGATGAGAAATCGAATATGATTTTCAATGGTGAGCACACGTCATTGCCGGAGGAGCGACCACCACCGCATATACCCTCGCCACATGAGACGCCGCCATATTATCAGATGCCACCACAGCAACCGCCCACATACGGTAACAACTACCGTTCCAAGGGTAAAGGTGGACGTGTCAACTCTATCGAGGAGGAACGCACCGCAATGATAATCGGCATTGTCGCCGGCATACTTATAGCTGTAATACTGGTGATATTGCTAGTGTTGTGGCTGAAGTCGACTGGAGATCGCAACTACAAAACGGAGGGCGAGAAAGCCGCTGCCTACGGACATAACCCGAACGCGGCGCTGTTGGGCAACAGCAGTACCAACGGTTCCTATCATCAGCAGCGACATCACGGGACACACCATCAGAATCTGAGTAACGGGCACAATGCCAGCGGTGGTGGTGGAGGCGGTGGTACTGGTGGCAGCGGCAGTGGCAGCATGCTTGGCGCCGCCGGCGTCAGCAGTGGCGGTGTTGTCGGATATGGTTGCATTAGCTCCGGCATGGCCAGCACTGGCGCTGATGGGCGTCCACAAATGGCTGGGTTAGTGCAGCCCAAACCGAAGAAGCGGGATTCCAAGGATGTGAAGGAGTGGTATGTGTAA